The Triticum aestivum cultivar Chinese Spring chromosome 7B, IWGSC CS RefSeq v2.1, whole genome shotgun sequence genome window below encodes:
- the LOC123160226 gene encoding pentatricopeptide repeat-containing protein At4g21300, with product MQSGSKFVKIIVPARRLSASISGTTVGSSKKVRGAEKLALLVQSCADVRSLKKLHARVLAHGLGWDAILGSKILGLYAHLGALPDSRLVFQSIVNGDLALWNSAMVDYFRAGYLEEVILLYRRLKLHQLCLNEKSIIFGLKSCTQLRNLFLGKGMHVDSLKLGLSGDKFVGSSLVGLYSKLGKIDDSQRVFEEIFDKDIVAYTSMISGYSDVVDSSAWNAFEIASEMIRNSLEVNRVTLVSLLQVAGNLEAFRLGKSMHCYAIRRGIGVSDEVLETSLVDMYARCGAYQLAYALLNNSKGTVASWNAVLSGLTRTQESRDAIQYFSVMLHHHKVTPDSVTFANVLSACAELCYCGYAASIHAYLIRRTIALDLVLATALIEVYSKCKRVVRSRHLFDQLTVKDLVSYNVMIHGYLQNGLADEATTLLNEMMKECIAPNSATVVCLLAAFADQRDLVRGRWIHGFAIRHGFSSDVDIANQILHMYSICREIVATKIVFDSLEKKNLFSWTAMMKGCLSFGRADEVVRLCQLMQQHGEKPDSVTLMYAVQAVSELGHLKGVKEIQCFVYHASMEKDTITANSLITAYAKCGRLDMSEALFFSMEHKNLDSWNAVISAYGMHGFYLKVLEIFQQMEDEKIKPDELTFTSVLSACSHAGLVKEGWCIFQSMISLYSVHPQEEHYGCIVDLLGRAGHLEEGYKFIKLLSLTDKSSMYCALLSACRTYGNTLLGHIISKELLEHGPQDPGTYALISEVYAQEGQWNESANLRASANGSDSKKLPGSSLMESV from the coding sequence ATGCAGTCTGGTTCAAAGTTCGTCAAGATTATAGTGCCGGCTAGGAGGCTATCAGCATCTATCAGTGGCACAACTGTGGGTTCTAGTAAGAAAGTGCGCGGTGCTGAAAAGCTTGCTCTGCTGGTCCAAAGCTGTGCAGATGTTCGGTCTCTAAAGAAGCTGCATGCTCGTGTTTTGGCACACGGACTTGGCTGGGATGCGATCCTTGGATCTAAGATCCTTGGCTTGTATGCACATTTAGGCGCCTTGCCTGATTCAAGGCTTGTTTTCCAGAGTATTGTGAATGGCGATCTTGCCCTTTGGAATTCTGCCATGGTTGATTATTTCAGAGCTGGTTACTTGGAGGAAGTTATTCTTTTGTACAGGAGGCTGAAGTTGCATCAGCTTTGTTTGAATGAGAAAAGTATTATATTTGGTTTGAAGAGTTGCACTCAGCTCAGGAATTTGTTTTTGGGCAAAGGAATGCATGTAGATTCACTGAAGCTTGGCCTGAGTGGGGATAAATTTGTCGGTTCCTCGCTGGTTGGGTTATACTCCAAGCTTGGCAAGATTGATGATTCACAGCGAGTGTTTGAAGAGATCTTTGACAAGGATATTGTTGCTTACACTTCAATGATCTCTGGCTATTCTGATGTAGTGGATTCGTCTGCGTGGAATGCATTCGAAATTGCCAGTGAAATGATAAGGAATAGCTTGGAAGTAAACCGTGTGACACTGGTAAGCTTATTGCAAGTTGCTGGGAATTTGGAAGCCTTCCGGCTGGGTAAATCAATGCACTGCTATGCCATAAGGAGAGGAATTGGCGTCTCAGATGAAGTCCTAGAGACAAGTCTTGTTGACATGTATGCTCGATGTGGAGCTTATCAATTAGCGTATGCTCTTTTGAACAATTCAAAGGGAACCGTGGCTTCGTGGAATGCTGTGCTTTCTGGTCTTACTAGAACTCAAGAGAGTAGGGATGCAATCCAGTATTTTTCTGTTATGCTGCATCATCATAAAGTAACTCCAGATTCAGTAACCTTTGCAAATGTGCTTTCTGCTTGTGCTGAATTATGCTATTGTGGCTATGCTGCTAGTATTCATGCCTACTTGATCAGAAGAACTATAGCCCTGGATCTTGTTTTGGCCACTGCTCTTATTGAGGTGTACTCCAAGTGCAAAAGAGTTGTGAGATCCAGGCATCTCTTTGATCAACTGACGGTTAAAGATTTAGTCTCCTATAACGTGATGATACATGGTTATCTGCAAAACGGCCTGGCAGATGAAGCCACCACATTACTCAATGAAATGATGAAAGAATGTATTGCACCAAATTCTGCAACTGTTGTTTGCCTGCTCGCAGCTTTTGCTGATCAAAGGGATTTAGTAAGAGGAAGGTGGATTCACGGATTTGCAATTAGACATGGCTTTTCTTCAGATGTGGACATTGCAAATCAAATTCTGCATATGTATTCAATTTGCAGAGAAATTGTCGCGACAAAGATTGTATTTGACTCATTGGAAAAGAAAAACTTGTTTTCATGGACAGCCATGATGAAGGGGTGCTTATCTTTTGGGCGTGCAGATGAGGTTGTTCGATTATGTCAATTAATGCAGCAACACGGGGAGAAGCCCGATTCTGTCACTCTTATGTATGCAGTTCAGGCTGTTTCTGAGCTTGGACATCTGAAGGGTGTAAAAGAAATTCAatgctttgtttaccatgcctccatGGAGAAAGATACGATTACCGCAAATTCTTTGATAACTGCATATGCTAAATGTGGAAGGTTGGATATGTCAGAAGCTCTTTTCTTCAGTATGGAACACAAAAACCTGGATTCATGGAATGCGGTGATCAGTGCTTATGGGATGCATGGATTTTATCTTAAGGTTCTTGAAATTTTTCAGCAAATGGAAGATGAAAAAATTAAGCCTGATGAGTTAACATTCACTTCTGTGCTTTCTGCCTGCAGTCATGCTGGCCTTGTTAAGGAGGGTTGGTGTATTTTTCAGTCAATGATTTCGCTGTATTCAGTTCATCCACAAGAAGAGCACTATGGTTGCATAGTTGACTTATTGGGTCGGGCAGGACATTTAGAAGAAGGATACAAATTCATAAAGCTATTGTCGTTGACTGATAAATCGAGCATGTATTGTGCTCTCCTCTCTGCTTGCAGAACATATGGAAATACACTGCTTGGGCATATTATAAGCAAAGAGCTCCTTGAGCACGGACCACAGGACCCAGGTACTTATGCTTTGATTTCAGAAGTGTATGCACAGGAAGGACAGTGGAATGAATCTGCTAATTTAAGGGCTAGCGCTAACGGAAGTGATTCAAAGAAACTTCCTGGCTCTAGTTTGATGGAATCAGTCTAG
- the LOC123157230 gene encoding malate dehydrogenase, chloroplastic — translation MASSATISSVGAQAALVSKPRNHGISGLKASSSISFELGSSFLGKTGSLRASVTTRVAPKAKSAARILPEASYKVAVLGAAGGIGQPLGLLIKMSPLVSELRLYDIANVKGVAADLSHCNTPSQVMDFTGPAELASCLKGVDVVVIPAGVPRKPGMTRDDLFNINAGIVKSLIEAVADNCPGAFIHIISNPVNSTVPIAAEILKKKGVYNPKKLFGVSTLDVVRANTFVAQKKGLKLIDVDVPVVGGHAGITILPLLSKTRPSVTFTDEETEQLTKRIQNAGTEVVEAKAGAGSATLSMAYAAARFVESSLRALAGDPDVYECTYVQSELTELPFFASRVKLGKNGVESIISSDLEGITEYEASALEALKPELKASIEKGIEFAHKQQGAAASV, via the coding sequence ATGGCATCATCTGCTACCATCAGTTCAGTTGGCGCTCAGGCCGCTCTGGTTTCAAAGCCAAGGAATCATGGTATCAGTGGCTTAAAGGCATCCTCATCAATTAGCTTCGAATTGGGATCCTCATTCCTGGGCAAGACCGGGTCTCTTCGGGCATCTGTAACCACAAGGGTTGCGCCAAAGGCGAAGTCCGCGGCTCGGATACTACCGGAGGCATCTTACAAAGTGGCGGTACTTGGTGCTGCTGGGGGCATCGGCCAACCATTGGGCTTGTTGATCAAGATGTCCCCTCTGGTCTCAGAACTGCGCCTGTACGATATTGCGAATGTCAAGGGAGTCGCCGCTGATCTCAGCCACTGCAACACACCCTCTCAGGTTATGGACTTCACTGGCCCTGCAGAATTGGCCAGCTGCTTGAAAGGTGTGGATGTTGTTGTCATCCCCGCCGGGGTCCCAAGAAAGCCAGGGATGACTCGTGACGACCTTTTCAACATCAATGCGGGCATCGTCAAGTCACTTATCGAGGCTGTTGCAGACAATTGCCCTGGGGCCTTTATCCATATTATCAGCAACCCAGTCAACTCCACAGTGCCGATTGCTGCTGAGATTCTGAAAAAGAAGGGTGTCTACAATCCCAAGAAGCTTTTTGGGGTTTCCACCCTAGATGTTGTCCGGGCTAACACATTTGTAGCTCAGAAGAAGGGCCTCAAGCTCATTGATGTTGATGTCCCAGTTGTTGGTGGTCATGCTGGAATTACAATCCTGCCTTTGTTGTCAAAGACGAGACCATCTGTCACCTTCACGGACGAGGAAACTGAACAGCTGACGAAGAGGATACAGAACGCTGGgacagaggtggtggaggcgaaAGCGGGTGCTGGATCTGCTACCCTGTCCATGGCTTATGCTGCTGCCAGATTTGTCGAGTCTTCGCTCCGCGCACTGGCTGGTGATCCAGATGTTTACGAGTGCACGTATGTTCAGTCTGAGTTAACTGAGCTGCCATTCTTTGCGTCCAGAGTTAAGCTTGGGAAGAATGGTGTTGAGTCCATCATTTCTTCTGACCTGGAGGGAATAACCGAGTATGAGGCCAGTGCACTTGAGGCATTGAAGCCTGAGCTGAAGGCCAGCATTGAGAAGGGCATTGAGTTTGCGCACAAACAACAGGGAGCTGCTGCCTCTGTTTGA